One window from the genome of Kaistella carnis encodes:
- a CDS encoding type IA DNA topoisomerase: protein MKLCIAEKPSVARDIAKVLGADTPKQGYFEGNGYWVTWTFGHLCTLKEPHDYGPHLKSWNLIFLPIIPDPFGIKLISNPGVEKQFKIIEKLVADCEEVINCGDAGQEGEVIQRWVLHKAKCKKPIKRLWISSLTEAAIKEGFNNLKPSKDYQNLYLAGNARAIGDWLLGINATRLFTRKFGGNKSVLSIGRVQTPTLAMLVQRQKEMDAFNTEDYWELKTKYRDVVFNAAIDRLKTKEKAEKGLEYLKQHPFEIISFEIKEGKEKNPRLFDLTALQVEANKKFGFSAEHTLKYIQNLYEKKHTTYPRVDTTYLSESLHPQIPAILQSMNFYKEFTTPLLAQPIPKSKAVFDDSKVTDHHAIIPTEIAPSSNLSREEKLIYDLVAKRFISVFYPECKISNTLVEGQVGTIPFKTTGRQILEPGWREVYIKDKKEDTEKKEKDEEQTIPEFKVGEKGPHKPLIHQGKTSPPKPYTEATLLRAMETAGKQVDDEELREMMKNNGIGRPSTRANIIETLFRRKYIERKKKNIFATSTGVELIDTIQDELLKSPELTGEWESKLRKIERGEYDASQFKEELIEMVTNLTRSVINEKAKVISFQEEIQPKQKKEATPRKNVAIVWEETDCPKCKENKLMKGKTAIGCSNYKGCGFKIPFLLFGKKLTEKQIHDLITKGKSSKLKGFTEHPEGLSEGILRVTNDFLLELKID from the coding sequence ATGAAACTATGTATTGCTGAAAAGCCAAGTGTTGCCCGTGATATTGCCAAAGTATTGGGGGCAGATACGCCCAAACAAGGCTATTTTGAAGGCAATGGCTATTGGGTAACCTGGACGTTTGGTCATCTCTGCACGCTCAAAGAACCGCACGATTACGGACCACATCTTAAATCCTGGAACCTTATCTTTCTTCCCATTATTCCTGATCCTTTCGGAATTAAACTTATTTCGAATCCCGGTGTAGAAAAACAATTTAAAATCATTGAAAAACTGGTCGCGGATTGTGAAGAAGTCATTAACTGTGGGGATGCGGGACAGGAAGGAGAAGTTATTCAAAGATGGGTTCTACACAAAGCTAAATGCAAAAAACCCATCAAAAGACTTTGGATTTCTTCCCTTACAGAAGCCGCAATTAAAGAAGGTTTTAACAATTTGAAACCGTCGAAAGATTATCAAAATCTTTATTTGGCAGGAAACGCGCGTGCCATTGGAGACTGGCTTTTAGGAATTAACGCCACCCGTTTATTTACCCGCAAATTCGGCGGAAATAAAAGTGTACTTTCTATAGGCCGTGTTCAAACTCCTACCCTCGCGATGCTTGTTCAGAGACAAAAAGAAATGGATGCCTTTAATACTGAAGATTATTGGGAACTGAAAACGAAATATCGGGACGTAGTTTTCAATGCCGCAATTGACCGCTTAAAAACGAAAGAAAAAGCCGAAAAAGGCCTGGAATATTTGAAACAGCATCCTTTTGAAATTATCTCTTTTGAAATTAAAGAAGGAAAAGAAAAAAATCCGCGCCTTTTTGATTTGACAGCTTTGCAAGTGGAAGCCAATAAAAAGTTCGGCTTTTCTGCAGAGCATACTCTAAAATATATTCAAAATTTATACGAGAAGAAACACACGACTTATCCAAGAGTAGATACCACTTACCTTTCCGAGAGTTTGCATCCCCAAATTCCCGCAATTTTACAGAGCATGAATTTCTATAAAGAATTTACAACTCCACTTTTGGCGCAACCAATTCCAAAATCCAAAGCTGTTTTTGATGATTCGAAAGTTACGGATCACCATGCGATTATTCCAACCGAGATCGCTCCTTCATCAAATTTAAGCAGAGAAGAAAAATTGATTTATGATTTGGTGGCAAAGCGATTTATTTCTGTTTTTTATCCGGAATGTAAAATTTCAAATACTTTGGTAGAAGGTCAGGTTGGAACAATTCCTTTTAAAACTACGGGCAGACAAATCCTGGAACCGGGTTGGCGGGAAGTTTATATTAAAGATAAAAAAGAGGATACCGAAAAGAAAGAAAAAGACGAAGAACAAACCATTCCCGAATTTAAAGTTGGGGAAAAAGGACCACACAAGCCTTTAATTCATCAGGGAAAAACCAGTCCGCCAAAACCGTACACCGAAGCAACTTTACTGCGTGCCATGGAAACCGCCGGTAAACAGGTTGATGATGAAGAACTGCGGGAAATGATGAAAAATAATGGAATTGGAAGACCTTCTACGCGAGCCAATATTATTGAAACTCTTTTCCGCAGGAAATATATTGAGCGAAAAAAGAAAAATATTTTTGCCACTTCTACCGGTGTAGAATTGATTGACACCATTCAGGATGAATTGTTGAAAAGCCCTGAATTAACGGGAGAATGGGAATCTAAACTGCGGAAAATTGAGCGTGGCGAATATGATGCTTCTCAGTTCAAAGAGGAATTGATCGAAATGGTGACTAATTTAACGAGAAGCGTCATCAACGAAAAAGCAAAAGTTATTTCTTTTCAGGAAGAAATTCAGCCAAAACAAAAGAAAGAAGCCACTCCCAGAAAAAATGTTGCCATTGTTTGGGAAGAAACAGATTGTCCGAAATGCAAAGAAAATAAACTGATGAAGGGAAAAACCGCCATTGGTTGTTCCAATTACAAAGGATGTGGTTTCAAAATTCCTTTTTTATTATTTGGAAAAAAGCTGACGGAAAAACAGATTCACGATCTTATTACAAAAGGTAAATCATCTAAATTAAAAGGATTTACAGAACATCCTGAAGGTTTATCTGAAGGGATTTTACGTGTGACAAATGATTTTCTGCTTGAACTTAAAATTGATTAG
- a CDS encoding FKBP-type peptidyl-prolyl cis-trans isomerase, translating to MTIDKNHVVALHYTLNALEDNGEKTFIEKTDLENPFTFLYGVGMMLPKFEEEIQGMAAGEKKSFTITPEEGYGAKVDNATTQLPVEMFAQSGMPPVGAMLPLQDPEGNHLNAVVLEVTPEAVIVDLNHPMAGKTLHFDIEVSSTRPATEEELSHGHAHGVDGNEAH from the coding sequence ATGACTATAGACAAAAATCACGTTGTAGCATTACATTACACTTTAAACGCGCTGGAAGACAACGGCGAAAAGACTTTCATCGAAAAAACAGATTTAGAAAACCCTTTTACCTTTTTATATGGTGTAGGAATGATGTTGCCTAAATTTGAAGAAGAAATTCAGGGAATGGCTGCAGGAGAAAAAAAATCTTTCACCATTACTCCGGAAGAAGGTTACGGTGCAAAAGTAGATAACGCAACTACGCAATTGCCCGTAGAAATGTTTGCACAATCTGGTATGCCACCTGTTGGTGCCATGTTACCTTTGCAGGATCCGGAAGGAAATCATTTAAATGCTGTTGTTTTGGAAGTAACTCCGGAAGCAGTAATTGTGGATCTCAACCATCCAATGGCGGGAAAAACTTTGCATTTCGATATCGAAGTTTCCTCTACAAGACCGGCAACCGAAGAAGAACTATCTCATGGTCACGCCCATGGCGTTGATGGTAATGAAGCACACTAA
- a CDS encoding alpha/beta hydrolase, protein MKKIFYLGFGILMMMSCSTMKYKDVVYGKTKSKEDLKLNIFVPKNSENKKLPVLIFVHGGNWNSGNKDLYGFFGRNFAKKDVVTVIPSYTLSPKANVDEMTTEIASAVKWVQNNISQYHGDAKNLFVTGHSAGAQLVTNAVLNPKFGIDEKSISGIILNDAAGIDMKDYLEKNPPTTKDDYITTWSTDPQNWYQASPINFLDQNSPPFLIYVGTKTYPSITTANEHFLKKLNEFQPEVKPIFLKKKHIPMILQYFFPWSDRFDETKKFMDINSK, encoded by the coding sequence ATGAAAAAAATATTTTATCTGGGTTTCGGAATTTTAATGATGATGAGCTGCAGCACTATGAAATACAAAGATGTGGTTTACGGAAAAACGAAAAGCAAAGAGGATCTGAAGCTGAATATCTTTGTGCCGAAGAATTCTGAAAATAAAAAACTCCCGGTTTTGATTTTCGTGCATGGCGGCAACTGGAACAGCGGCAATAAAGATCTATATGGTTTTTTCGGTCGGAACTTTGCAAAAAAAGATGTTGTTACGGTGATTCCTTCTTATACTTTGAGTCCAAAAGCGAATGTGGATGAAATGACGACCGAGATCGCATCAGCCGTAAAATGGGTTCAAAATAATATTTCTCAATACCACGGAGACGCAAAAAATCTATTTGTGACAGGACATTCTGCAGGAGCACAACTGGTTACCAACGCAGTTTTAAATCCGAAATTTGGCATTGATGAAAAATCGATTTCCGGAATAATTTTAAATGACGCAGCCGGAATTGATATGAAAGATTATCTGGAAAAAAATCCGCCAACAACAAAAGACGATTATATCACAACCTGGAGTACAGATCCGCAGAACTGGTATCAAGCCTCTCCTATTAATTTCCTGGATCAAAATTCGCCGCCTTTTTTAATATATGTCGGAACCAAAACCTATCCTTCAATCACCACGGCGAATGAACATTTTCTTAAAAAACTGAATGAATTTCAACCGGAGGTGAAGCCGATATTTTTGAAAAAGAAACACATACCGATGATCTTACAATATTTCTTTCCTTGGAGCGATCGGTTTGATGAAACAAAAAAATTCATGGATATAAACAGCAAATAG